From one Triticum aestivum cultivar Chinese Spring chromosome 4B, IWGSC CS RefSeq v2.1, whole genome shotgun sequence genomic stretch:
- the LOC123092760 gene encoding uncharacterized protein codes for MSYYDRRGESSVLEAFTLSPLPYPVILILMMVTLLLGASWFFSYEDFMEEASEQFSWFLLGVPIALVLLIRWISSVDTFEGYFGFYPTESRWRGYPAAPSEGSSPWGVAMVVVLLLLLASFHSTFQDMWKP; via the coding sequence ATGTCGTACTACGACCGGCGCGGGGAGTCGTCGGTGCTGGAGGCGTTCACGCTGTCGCCGCTGCCGTACCCGGTGATCCTGATCCTGATGATGGTGACGCTGCTGCTGGGGGCGTCGTGGTTCTTCTCGTACGAGGACTTCATGGAGGAGGCGTCGGAGCAGTTCAGCTGGTTCCTGCTGGGCGTGCCCATCGCGCTCGTCCTCCTCATCCGCTGGATCTCCTCCGTCGACACCTTCGAGGGCTACTTCGGGTTCTACCCCACCGAGAGCCGCTGGAGGGGGTACCCGGCCGCGCCCTCCGAGGGCAGCTCCCCCTGGGGCGTCGCCATGGTCGtcgtcctcctgctcctcctcgccaGCTTCCACTCCACCTTCCAGGACATGTGGAAGCCTTGA